One Heyndrickxia oleronia genomic window, CCATATACAAAATGAATTGAAAAACCTAATAGAATGGAATCGTCAAAATTTACAATTCTACCAATGGTTATAGTTGATAAGTCATAATTGTCAATCTCTTGGGAAGGAATAAACTTCTTTAAATACACTAATGCTTTTTCAAGATGAATGCCTATTTGTTTAAATAGTCTATCTGCTAAAGATAGAAGTTCTTCGACTGGAGCTTCATTACTTCCATGGATGATAATCTCAACATCTTCCCATTCTCCGATATCCACGCTACAAAACCATTCTTTAAGTATCCACTCTTTCTCAACAATTGAAATGATATTCGATCTCTTCTTATATTCTCCTTCATTGACAAGCTCTTTAGAAAGGATCAGTTTTTCTTCTAATCTTTCTTTCATATTGTTTATTGTATATTTTGATAGATCCATATTTATAACACTCCAAACATTCATCATAAGAAAATTTCAATGCAATTTCCGACAACATTCTTCCAAATTACTTCCATTTTATTATATAGATTGATACTCCTTTTCTCCAGTATCAATTCAATTTTCTAGAAAAAAGTGCATTCCTACAACAGAAATACACTCTAATCTTTAATTTATTTTATACCAAAGGATTTATTCAAAATATCTGTAAAACTTTTTTTATCCACTTCTTTTTTATACACCTTACCGTCAATCCATTCTGTATATGATGTATCTGTTAGTGTTAAATTCCCGTTGTCTGTAAGGATAGTAATGAGGGGCTTTTTATTAAATGGAGATTCATCATGCTCAACGATAATTTTTTGTATTTCATTTAACGCAGCTACATCATTAATGGTTTCATTGGATTTGAAAGCGTACCCCATCTTCCAATCATCATCTTTATACTTTAATTTCATAAAGAAAATATAATCACCATGAACACTATTTTCTTGTTTTACGCGAAATCCTCCATTATCGGAAGAAACGATTTCTCCGTTAAGTGGAATAGGCTTAAGCGGTAAATTTCCTCCAAACCCTGTATCAACTAAAAAACGATGTTCATTATGTTTCACAAT contains:
- a CDS encoding arylamine N-acetyltransferase family protein; translation: MSNLNLLFRERIGFPINKNITFEDLDIILEKTAKTIPFENLCIMSKNTSELTKNNLINKILHKKQGGLCYDLNAILYLFLLENGFQATLFRGVIYNQVKQEWNSIGKTHVAIIVKHNEHRFLVDTGFGGNLPLKPIPLNGEIVSSDNGGFRVKQENSVHGDYIFFMKLKYKDDDWKMGYAFKSNETINDVAALNEIQKIIVEHDESPFNKKPLITILTDNGNLTLTDTSYTEWIDGKVYKKEVDKKSFTDILNKSFGIK